The genomic window AAATGTTCTTGTCCACCACCTGGAAACCCAGGCATTGGAAGAACTCCACTTCATAGGTCAAGGTGAAAAGCTGCTTCAGCCCCAGCTCAACGGCTTCGTCGATACACGCCTGCACGAGCCCCCGACCGATCCCGCGCCCCTGGTGAGAATTCAACACGGCGAGCGACCTGATCTCCGCCAGGTTTTCCCAGATGATGTGCAGACTGCAGCTCCCCACCACCTCCCCGGTTTCCTCGTCCACGGCGACGAACATGTCGCGCAGATTCGTGTACAACTCGCTCAGCGAACGGGCCAGGAGCTTCCCGTTCTGTGCGAAGACCCCCAGTGTCTTCTGGATGTTGGGCACATCGACAATTCTTGCCTTGCGTATCATTTCAGGAACAATCCTTTCGCTGCACATTTCACACGCGGTGCGAGCCTGCGTATTCATGGTCACGATGGAGAAACACAGACCGTGGCATCGGGCGACCGGACCCGACTCCCGCTCATCGGCGGCGAAGCAACGCCAGGTCCCGTATCGCCTCGGCAAGCCGCTCCATATCCGCCGCGGTCGTCGCATACCCCGGCGAAACGCGAACGGTGCCCTCCGGAAACGTCCCGAATGTCCGGTGAGCGAGGGGAGCGCAGTGCAATCCCGTCCGCACCGCA from Syntrophobacter fumaroxidans MPOB includes these protein-coding regions:
- a CDS encoding N-acetyltransferase — its product is MIRKARIVDVPNIQKTLGVFAQNGKLLARSLSELYTNLRDMFVAVDEETGEVVGSCSLHIIWENLAEIRSLAVLNSHQGRGIGRGLVQACIDEAVELGLKQLFTLTYEVEFFQCLGFQVVDKNIFPQKIWADCLHCPKFPNCDEVALVLDL